TACGCTATTAAAGAAGATGAATGTGTGGGCTGTAATCTGTGTAAGTTGGTATGCCCGGTAGATGACTGTATCACGATGAAAGAACAGCGCCGGGGCGATGAGTATCTTAATTGGAAAGAGTTTCAGCGCCGGGGACTACCATTGAATGATCATTGATAAATAACGCTACCTGATGCAAACCCACCTCGATTCATTTTTATCTGGCAAATGAGAGTAGTTTGAAAACTTTGCCTACGCCCTTATCCGGTAGATGCAATTAATGCAACTCCTTTACCTACACCACCTGTTTATTACCCTTTATAAATCCGCACCTAAATTGTTGCGCTGACCTGATAATATGGAAGATCCATCCCTGAAAAATAAGATTTCCCTTTAAAAAATAGATTTTACTATTTTTAAGCCGAACTACATTCAAAACACTCTTCAGCTATGCTGCAGAGAACAATGTGGAAGTGATCGTGGACAAGGAATTCATTTGTTTGACATCAGAAGATGGAGAACTGCTGAGAATGTGATGCCTGGTCCAATTAAGGGTATGACCTATGTGAAAGACGGCGTGCTGACCACCGTTGTGAATAATAGTTTTGTACGTGCGTTTAACCCGGAACGTGACTACCTGTGGGCGATTTCACAACAGGAGATTATCCTGAATCCTAATCTGACACAAAATCCCAACTGGTAATTTTAAAATGAGAGTATGCATAGAAAAAAGCTAATTTTTAGTGCAGTGACTGTTTGTGCAGGTGTAGTGCTGTTGTTTTCTCTTGGAGGCTTTAAGAAAGCCGATCCACCCAAAAAGAAAATAAGACCGAATATTGTGGTGATCCTCGCTGATGATATGGGTTTCTCGGATGTAGGTTGTTATGGTGGTGAGATCAATACACCGAATATCAATTACCTCGCAGAGAATGGGATCAGGTACACACAGTTTTACAATACATCACGTTGTTGTCCTACCAGGGCATCGTTGCTGACAGGGTTGTACAATCATCAGGCAGGCATTGGTAAGATGACAGATGCGGAGGATGAGCCTGGCTATCTCGGTCATATTACGGAGAATGCAGTGACGCTTGCAGAGGTATTGAAAGCTGCAGGGTATCACACTGCCATGTCTGGCAAATGGCATGTATCCAATACGGATGGTCAGCCTGATCCAAAAGAACAACTGAACTGGCTGAACCACCATACGACTTATCCTGCTTTTTCACCCATAGCGCAATATCCTACCAGCAGAGGGTTTGAGAAATTCTTTGGCACCATCTGGGGAGTTGTGGATTTCTATGATCCATTTAGCCTGGTAAGTGGTACTACACCCATCAAAGAAGTACCTAAAGATTATTATCATACAGATGCGATTGCAGATACAGCGGTAGCTTACATCAAAGGGTATGCAGATGATGATAAACCATTTTTCCTGTACGTAGCGGAGAATGCGCCACACTGGCCATTACATGCATTGCCGGAAGATATCGCGAAGTATAAGGATACTTATAAAGGAGGATGGGAAGCAGTGCGTGAAGCCCGTTATAAAAAAATGGTAAAACTGGGGCTGATTGATTCCGCAACTACTAAATTGTCTCCACGATTTAAAGATGAGCAGAGTTGGGCGTCAAATCCTGACAAAGAATGGGATGCAGCAGCAATGGCTACGCATGCCGCGATGATTGACAGAATGGATCAGGGGATTGGCAGGATAATCAAAGCCTTGAAAGAGACGAATCAATTAGACAATACATTGATCGTGTTCCTGAGTGATAATGGTGCGAGTGCAGAGATCTGTAATCACTATGGTCCTGGTTTTGACAGACCGAATGAAACACGTGATGGCAGGAAGATTGAGTATGCTGATAAGAAAGCGATGCCGGGACCTGAGACCACGTATTACAGCATAGGACCTCGTTGGGCGAATGTAGCGAATACGCCTTACCGTTACTGGAAAGCAGAGTCATTTGAAGGGGGAATTCATACACCGATGATTGCTTTCTGGCCAAAGGGCATCACTGCAAAGAAAGGTGGTTTTAGCAAACAGGTGGGGCATGTAATGGACTTTATGAATACATTCATTGAAATGGCAGGTGCTAAGTATCCTGCTAATTATAATGGTCATGCGATCCAGGCCGGTAATGGGGTGAGCCTGGTGCCTTCATTTAAAGGGCAGTTGGTGACAGGGCATGAGGAATTGTTCAATGAACATTTTGGTGCGAGATATGCGCGTGTGGGTAACTGGAAGTTGGTAAGTGCCAGTAATGATAGTACGTGGCATTTGTTCAATTTAGAAAAGGATAGGAGCGAGACAAATGATCTGGCTGCACAGGAGCCTTTACGGGTGAAGGAGCTGGAAGGATTGTGGAGAGAGTGGGCTAATACTCATAGTGTGTTGCCAAAGCCAACCCCAAAAAAGAAATAATGAAATAGTATTTGTAACTTAAAATAAGGGCAATAAATGAAGGCAAATCTGAAACGGATTTGCCTTTATTTATTTAATTAATTGATCAGAATAATTCGCTTATGATCAAGTTGATTATCTAATGGAACCCGCTTGTGGATTGGGTTTTGTTGGTTAGATTTGCGAAAATTAATTACTTTATTAAAACAAAAATTGTTTACAATGATTTATGATGCAAATGCAATTGCTAATTGGTTTTTGGGACGTATTGATACAAATGCAGGAGATACGATATCCCATTTAAAATTGCAGAAATTAATCTACTACGCACAGGCATGGCATTTAGCTATTTATGGCAAGCCACTGTTTAAAGAAAAAATAGAGTCATGGCCAAATGGACCTGTAGTTGCCAGTATTTATCGCAGATTCAAGGATATTCCCCGGGCTGCTGCCATTGATTCGTTCAAGGATTGGACAAAGACAGACTTTTCTGCTGAAATAGAGGAGCTGCTGGAAGAGGTATATACTATTTATGGAGAACACTCTGCTGGCTATTTACAAGAATTAACTAAAAGAGAGCTCCCGTGGAAAAAAGCACGAAAGGGATTGGATATGTTCGAAAAAGTAGATAAAGCAATTACCCATAAAGATATGATTGACTACTATAAAAAAAGAATGAACAATGGGAAAAAAGCATCATAATAAAAGTATCATTCCAAAAAAAGAAGCCTCAGCTGCACAGCAGCCCGATGAATTTTCTCAAATGAGTATGGAAGATTTTAATGGATGGAAATTGGAAGGGGATCGTGCGCATGTTATTGCCTCCATCAAATTCATTCAACATGATTTTCAATGCTTTTCTGATTGGAGTAAACAGGATATGAAGACATTTTGGAATTTCATTAACAAATTGCATAAATATAATTGGAAAAACCTTTTAGCTACAGGAGGAAAAGTGGCAAAAACAGGTTTAGCACCAACAGTTATTCCGATATATAAATATCCTGATAACAGATTTCGCAGATCAATACAAAATTTAGTTGAAATGTTTGAATTGCGAGTGGATAATACCAAGCGGGTTCATGGTTTTAGAGATGGACCTGTTTTTTTTATCTGCTGGCTGGATAAGAACCACCGGATTTGTGCATAACCCCCTCCGATATACATTTAGCCCCTTCTTAAAACAACCACCACGCAATCATCCCTCCCGCCAACGTATTCAAAAAATTAACCGTACTATTCCCTATCATCTTCCTCCGCTCTAACGTCGCCCCCAATACCGAATCAATCACATTCCCACCTACACCCGCCAGCGTTATAATCCACAAACTCCTGTCCCACATATAAATGAACGCAATGATAAAAGCACCAAACGCCCCTATTAACGTTCCTTCTATACTAATCACCCCATCCAACCCTTTCTCTTCCCTCCTGAATGTCAGTATATTAAACGTCCTCCTCCCATACACCATCCCCAACTCAGAAGACAATGTATCTGCCGTAGCCGCAGCCAGCGAACCCGCAATCATCAACGTATACAACTCTGTATGATTATAATCAATCATCGCCAATACCGCCAATATCGCCGCTACCCCGCCATTCGCCAATACCTGCCAC
This Chitinophaga sancti DNA region includes the following protein-coding sequences:
- a CDS encoding RagB/SusD family nutrient uptake outer membrane protein, with the protein product MFDIRRWRTAENVMPGPIKGMTYVKDGVLTTVVNNSFVRAFNPERDYLWAISQQEIILNPNLTQNPNW
- a CDS encoding arylsulfatase; its protein translation is MHRKKLIFSAVTVCAGVVLLFSLGGFKKADPPKKKIRPNIVVILADDMGFSDVGCYGGEINTPNINYLAENGIRYTQFYNTSRCCPTRASLLTGLYNHQAGIGKMTDAEDEPGYLGHITENAVTLAEVLKAAGYHTAMSGKWHVSNTDGQPDPKEQLNWLNHHTTYPAFSPIAQYPTSRGFEKFFGTIWGVVDFYDPFSLVSGTTPIKEVPKDYYHTDAIADTAVAYIKGYADDDKPFFLYVAENAPHWPLHALPEDIAKYKDTYKGGWEAVREARYKKMVKLGLIDSATTKLSPRFKDEQSWASNPDKEWDAAAMATHAAMIDRMDQGIGRIIKALKETNQLDNTLIVFLSDNGASAEICNHYGPGFDRPNETRDGRKIEYADKKAMPGPETTYYSIGPRWANVANTPYRYWKAESFEGGIHTPMIAFWPKGITAKKGGFSKQVGHVMDFMNTFIEMAGAKYPANYNGHAIQAGNGVSLVPSFKGQLVTGHEELFNEHFGARYARVGNWKLVSASNDSTWHLFNLEKDRSETNDLAAQEPLRVKELEGLWREWANTHSVLPKPTPKKK
- a CDS encoding Panacea domain-containing protein, coding for MIYDANAIANWFLGRIDTNAGDTISHLKLQKLIYYAQAWHLAIYGKPLFKEKIESWPNGPVVASIYRRFKDIPRAAAIDSFKDWTKTDFSAEIEELLEEVYTIYGEHSAGYLQELTKRELPWKKARKGLDMFEKVDKAITHKDMIDYYKKRMNNGKKAS
- a CDS encoding MAG6450 family protein, which codes for MGKKHHNKSIIPKKEASAAQQPDEFSQMSMEDFNGWKLEGDRAHVIASIKFIQHDFQCFSDWSKQDMKTFWNFINKLHKYNWKNLLATGGKVAKTGLAPTVIPIYKYPDNRFRRSIQNLVEMFELRVDNTKRVHGFRDGPVFFICWLDKNHRICA
- a CDS encoding DUF92 domain-containing protein, with protein sequence MLFPSLFNTILILTVLIIVAVLSIITKKLTVAAGIAAIVVGWVIFAGAGYVGELQLFTFFVLSVLATRHGRFLKGKDHGEIRDVWQVLANGGVAAILAVLAMIDYNHTELYTLMIAGSLAAATADTLSSELGMVYGRRTFNILTFRREEKGLDGVISIEGTLIGAFGAFIIAFIYMWDRSLWIITLAGVGGNVIDSVLGATLERRKMIGNSTVNFLNTLAGGMIAWWLF